Proteins encoded within one genomic window of Brassica rapa cultivar Chiifu-401-42 chromosome A09, CAAS_Brap_v3.01, whole genome shotgun sequence:
- the LOC103840835 gene encoding gibberellin-regulated protein 9 — protein sequence MEKMKVVAFVMLISLLLLSQVLADLSSSSNAETSSASQIQTNEENQVEAFKRTYHHRPPFNCGYACARRCRETSRKKVCYRACGSCCAKCQCVPPGTSGNTASCPCYANLRTHGNKLKCP from the exons atggagaagatgaaAGTGGTGGCCTTTGTTATGCTCATCTCTCTTCTTCTGCTTTCTCAG GTACTTGCAGATCTATCTTCGTCCAGCAACGCTGAAACTTCCTCTGCTTCTcag ATTCAGACGAACGAGGAGAACCAAGTGGAGGCGTTTAAGAGAACATACCATCATCGTCCACCATTCA ATTGTGGGTATGCGTGCGCGAGGAGATGCAGAGAGACGTCGAGGAAGAAAGTGTGTTACAGAGCTTGTGGAAGTTGCTGTGCCAAGTGCCAGTGCGTGCCGCCCGGAACCTCAGGCAACACAGCATCATGTCCTTGCTACGCTAATCTCCGTACTCACGGCAATAAGCTCAAGTGTCCTTGA
- the LOC103840839 gene encoding receptor homology region, transmembrane domain- and RING domain-containing protein 3: MNLVALVLLILHIFILSCVDAGTVVLMNSNITQSFEDMEGYFSPSEEATVETGVLYVADPLDACQKLRNKPKQSTNGTFPFALIVKGGCSFEHKVRNAQGTGFKAAIVHDDVDRDFLLAMEGEEYGINIQAVFVTKAAGETLKKYAGMAETRVMLVPSLEDSGLSLLATTALVVSLGMFVVLTTCIYICRRCTSPITSQFHGMSSRTVKAMPSATFTSVRGYTTTALSCAICLEDYSVGEKLRVLPCCHKFHATCVDVWLTSWRTFCPVCKQDARISTDEPSASESTPLLAGSSLVHIDPPPVGSSLLPTTSSYSQLSFRSSPSHESWPSPINVSHISADFRQQAASPLRSSSQRSYIACIGSLDSPFYSNIASLNEMMLPYQTSPSNASPGFVQSIRHQFNSSLSRESEGSSSHFASAHSPEEC; the protein is encoded by the exons ATGAATCTTGTTGCTCTGGTCCTCCTGATATTACACATTTTCATTCTTTCATGTGTAGATGCAGGCACAGTCGTTTTGATGAATTCCAACATCACTCAGTCTTTCGAAGACATGGAAGGTTATTTCT CTCCATCAGAAGAGGCTACCGTAGAAACCGGAGTCCTTTACGTGGCTGATCCTCTCGACGCATGCCAAAAGTTGAGGAATAAACCGAAGCAGAGCACTAACGGTACTTTCCCTTTCGCGTTGATCGTGAAAGGAGGCTGCAGTTTTGAGCACAAAGTCAGAAACGCTCAGGGAACCGGTTTCAAAGCTGCCATTGTCCATGACGATGTGGACCGTGACTTCTTATTAGCTA TGGAAGGAGAGGAGTACGGTATCAACATTCAAGCGGTTTTTGTGACGAAAGCAGCAGGAGAAACACTCAAGAAATACGCTGGCATGGCGGAAACAAGAGTCATGCTGGTCCCTAGTTTAGAGGACTCGGGGTTGTCGTTGTTAGCGACCACAGCATTGGTTGTATCGTTGGGCATGTTCGTTGTTCTGACCACTTGTATTTACATCTGTAGACGTTGTACATCACCTATAACATCCCAGTTCCATGGAATGAGCAGTAGAACGGTAAAAGCAATGCCGAGTGCTACATTCACTTCTGTGCGCGGATACACCACAACAGCTCTGTCTTGCGCTATCTGCCTCGAAGACTACAGTGTTGGGGAGAAGCTCAGGGTCTTACCTTGCTGTCACA AGTTTCATGCCACTTGTGTAGACGTGTGGCTTACATCATGGAGAACGTTTTGCCCTGTGTGTAAACAGGATGCAAGAATAAGCACGGACGAGCCATCAGCTTCAGAGAGCACACCGCTCCTTGCAGGATCATCTTTAGTGCATATAGACCCTCCTCCTGTGGGATCCTCACTTTTGCCCACGACCTCGTCCTACAGTCAACTATCTTTCAGGTCTTCTCCCTCTCATGAAAGCTGGCCATCGCCAATAAATGTCAGCCATATATCTGCGGATTTCAGGCAACAAGCAGCCTCCCCGTTGCGGTCTTCATCGCAGAGATCATACATCGCCTGTATAGGCTCGTTGGACTCACCATTTTACTCGAACATAGCATCTCTGAACGAGATGATGCTACCATATCAGACTAGCCCAAGCAATGCGTCCCCTGGGTTTGTCCAATCAATAAGGCATCAGTTCAACTCTTCGCTTTCCAGGGAATCAGAAGGTTCATCATCTCATTTCGCCTCTGCACACTCGCCGGAAGAATGTTAG